CACGGCTTCGATGCCGGGCGTGCCTGGCAGCGCCAGCGTCTTGTAAAGCCCGGAGCGCACATAGATATCGTGAAAATTCACACCAATACGCGTGTGCTGCACGCGTATCTGACCGGCCGCCAGCGGCGGCGAAGCGACCGAGGCGATCTTCAGGACCTCGGGGCCTCCGTACTCCGTCATGACAATGGCTTGATGCGTGGCCTGAATCATGGTTTGCGCTCCTTTATGGTTGGAATCCTCCGAATGTAGCCTGCCGCCGCACTTGTCCCTGCGCCCCGCTGCGACGCGGCAATTCCCGCACAATGCGCCTCCTGCACACCGCTATTGATTCTTCTATGTCTTTTGCCCCCCTAGGCCTGCGCGCCGAGCTTCTGGATGCCACACTCGATCTGGGTCTGCGCGACGCGACGCCGATTCAGACCGAGGCCATCCCCGCCGTGCTGGCCGGACGCGACCTCTGGGCCTGTGCGCCCACGGGCTCGGGCAAGACCATGGCCTATCTGCTGCCCCTGCTGCAGGCCTGGCTGGCGCAAAAGCGCGGCCACACCGGCTTTGTCCGGCCGCTGGCCACCTTGATTCTGGTGCCCACGCGCGAACTGGCCCTGCAGGTTCATGAAAGCCTGAGCGACATCACACGCCAACTGCGTGAGCAACCACGCAGCCGCGTGGTCTATGGCGGTGTCTCCATCAACCCGCAGATGATGCAGCTGCGTGGCAGCGCCGACTTTCTGGTCGCCACGCCGGGCCGCCTGCTGGATCTGGTGGAGCACAATGCCGTGCGCCTGAACGCGGTGCAGCATCTGGTTCTGGACGAGGCGGATCGCCTGCTGGACCAGGGCTTTGCCGAAGAACTCAACCGCGTGCTGGCCCTGCTGCCCGCCAAACGCCAGACCCTGCTGTTCTCTGCCACCTTCCCGCAGAACGTGGAGGCGCTGGCTACCCGCCTGCTGCACGACCCCGTTCGCGTACAGGTCGATACCGACCAGGCCGCCGAGCATTCGACCAGCCCCGAGAACATCAGCCAGCGCGCCATTGCCGTGGACAGCACCCGCCGCACCCAGCTGCTGCGCCAGCTCGCCAAGGAAGGCGAGAACCAGCCCGAATGGGAGCGAGCCCTGGTCTTTGTCGCCAAGCGCCACACCGCCGAAATGCTGGCCGACAAGCTCTACAAGGCTGGCATCTACGCCACCACCTTCCACGGCGATATGAGCCAAGGGGCGCGCAAGGACGTGCTCGACCAGTTCAAGGCCAAGCGCTGGCAACTGCTCATCACCACCGACCTGGCCGCGCGCGGCATCGACATCGCACAGCTGCCCACGGTCATCAACTACGACCTGCCCCGCTCGCCCGCCGACTATATTCATAGAATTGGCCGCACGGGTCGTGCAGGGCACGCTGGTTGCGCCATCACTTTTGTAAGCCCCGCCGACACCGCTCACTGGAAGCTGATCTGCAAGCGCAATCAGCTGGAGATCGATCTGGAGCAGATCCAGGGCTTCGAGCCTACCGAAGCCGTACCGCCACCGCCGGTCGCGCAGGACGGCAACGGCGGTATCAAGGGCCGCAGACCCAGCAAGAAGGACAAGCTGCGCGCGGCGACTGCGACCACAAAGCAGCAGCCAGCCGATTAAGCTGCCGCGCAAGGCCAAGGACTCCTTCGCCTCACCTCATCAAAAAGGCCGCCCCCGCGGCCTTTTGTGCGTCTGACAGAGAGCGCCTTCAACTAGGCCAGACGCAGCTTCCCCCCTCCTTCCGCTTTTTCGACAGAGAAATCTCCTAATTTTCATAAACTAAATTGAAATTTATTCACCAATAGACAAGAGCTATTCCTACGCCGCAAAACACGATAGTCGAAGACATTAGGAAACATGGTTTACATGAATTTTTTAAATAGAAATTGGTAAGCCTGGTCCCTTGCCATCGCTGCGAACGCGAGCCAAGGATGTCACTGACCTGTCTGCATGCGCCTGTGAAGCGATGCGGGAGGAACGGCAATGAAATCGTTGAAAGCACTGGCAGGATTGACCATCGTCATTGCCTGCTTCGCAGCCCAGGCCGATGAAGCCAACCAGTCTGCCGAGACCACTCAGCCCGCCGAGGTCAATCAGCCTGCCCAGGCCAGCCAGTCTGCGGGCGCATGGCATATCAACCTGCACACCGTCAGCCATCATTTCAGCGAACGGAAACACGGCAAAACATGGAACGAGGAAAACCTGGGTTTTGGTATCAGACGAGAGTTTTCCAGCGATTTCTCCGTGCAGGCCGGCTTCTATCGCAACAGCATCGACCGCTGGAGCACCTACGCCATAGGCGAGTACACGCCGCTGACTTTTGGCAATCTGCACTCTGGCGTTTATGCCGGCTTGCGCACCAACTACACAAGCCCCGTCATGGCGGCCGCCGGAGCCCTGGTGCGCTGGCAGGGTGAGCGTTACAGCGTTACGGTCCGCGCTGCACCGAAAACCTGCGGCCAATGCTCGGCGTTCATTGCGCTCGAGTTCGGCTGGAAACTGTGACCAATTTGTAAAACGGGTACGGAACCGCAGTGCACACATTGCCAATCAGCATCATCAGCACCAGGGAGCGCGCTAAAGTGCCAGCTCACTGTGCTTTTTGATGCCCCATGCACGCAGACTCGAATTCCGCCCTCATCACCCGCCAGCTCGAAAAAAGCCGCCAGGCGCTGCTGGACCTCTCCACACGCAACCGGCTGCTGAGCCTGCCTCAGGCCGCCACGGCACGCGTGCTGCATTTTGCGGATGAACGCACGGACGAAGTCTATCGCCTGCTGGCGGGCGAAAGTAAAGCCATGAGCTTTGCGCCGGCAAAGGCCGAGGAGGAGCAAGCGGCCGCAGACCCTGCAGAGGCCCAGGAGACACAAGCCACCCTCGCCCTGCCCCAGCCAGAGGAAAGCGTCGACGAGCAGCTCGATGCGCGCGGTGTGGCCCAGCGCCATCGTGACCTGAAATTGCAGACGCGCCTGTCCAGCGAGAAGCTGCAGCGCCGCCTGCTGGACATGTATTCCGATGCCCGCACCTTCATCGAGGAACAGGGCGTCAACATCTTGTTTCTGGCGCTGGGTCAGCTGCAATGGTTCGACCGCAATGCCCCCGACAAGCCGCGTTTTGCGCCGCTGATTCTCCTGCCCGTGGCACTGGAACGCAAAAGCGCGGCCGAGCGCTTCACCCTGTCCTCGTTGCAGGAAGATGCGGCGGAGAACCTGTCGCTGGCAGCCAAGCTCAAGGCCGACTTCGGCCTGGAGCTGCCCGAATTCAATGCCGGCGACGACTTCGATCCCCGCGCCTATCTGGCCGCGGTCGCCTCCATGGCTGCGGCCCAGCCCGGCTGGCAAGTGCTGCCCGACGCCATGACGCTGGGCTTTTTCAGCTTTGCCAAGTTCCTGATGTACCGCGATCTAGACACTGCGACCTGGCCGCCGGAAAAGCGGCTCGACCAGCAGGCGCTGATTGCCGCCGCTCTGCAGGACGGCTTCGAGGCACGCGAACATCTGTTCCCCGAAGACGCCGATGTGGACCAACTGATCCCCGTGGACAGCCAGCGCCATGTGGTCGATGCGGACAGCTCGCAGTCACTGGCCATCGAAGCCGTGCGCCGCGGCGAGAACCTGGTCATTCAAGGTCCGCCGGGCACGGGCAAGTCCCAGACCATCACCAACGTGATTGCGGCGGCGATTGCCGACGGCAAGAAAGTGCTGTTCATCTCCGAGAAGATGGCC
This region of Comamonas thiooxydans genomic DNA includes:
- a CDS encoding DEAD/DEAH box helicase; this encodes MSFAPLGLRAELLDATLDLGLRDATPIQTEAIPAVLAGRDLWACAPTGSGKTMAYLLPLLQAWLAQKRGHTGFVRPLATLILVPTRELALQVHESLSDITRQLREQPRSRVVYGGVSINPQMMQLRGSADFLVATPGRLLDLVEHNAVRLNAVQHLVLDEADRLLDQGFAEELNRVLALLPAKRQTLLFSATFPQNVEALATRLLHDPVRVQVDTDQAAEHSTSPENISQRAIAVDSTRRTQLLRQLAKEGENQPEWERALVFVAKRHTAEMLADKLYKAGIYATTFHGDMSQGARKDVLDQFKAKRWQLLITTDLAARGIDIAQLPTVINYDLPRSPADYIHRIGRTGRAGHAGCAITFVSPADTAHWKLICKRNQLEIDLEQIQGFEPTEAVPPPPVAQDGNGGIKGRRPSKKDKLRAATATTKQQPAD